The Vibrio gallaecicus genome contains a region encoding:
- the ubiB gene encoding ubiquinone biosynthesis regulatory protein kinase UbiB → MTPTELKRLYHIIKVQLEYGLDELMPVHQLTKAPLLARKSLFWVKNKHPDKELGLRLRLALQELGPVWIKFGQMMSTRRDLFPPHIADQLALLQDQVAPFNGELAKQHMEEALGGSLDNWFTDFDIKPLASASIAQVHTAKLKESGREIVLKVIRPDIRPVIDADLKLMHRMASIVAKALPEARRLKPVEVVREYEKTLIDELDLRREAANAIQLRRNFEGSEELYVPEVITDLSSESLMVSERIYGIQVSDIPMLEANGTNMKLLAERGVTVFFTQVFRDSFFHADMHPGNVFVNPENPENPQWIGLDCGIVGTLNSEDKRYLAENLLAFFNRDYRKVAELHVDSGWVPHNTNVNEFEFAIRTVCEPIFAKPLGEISFGHVLLNLFNTARRFNMEVQPQLVLLQKTLLYVEGLGRQLYPQLDLWATAKPFLETWMMNQVGPQAVINAVKERAPFWAEKLPELPELLYDSLRQGKAMNQRMDQLYQGYRDSKRQQATGKFLFGIGATLVVCSAILVSSPYEQLSMGCGIAGVTFWLLSWRAYRR, encoded by the coding sequence ATGACCCCAACTGAATTGAAACGTCTTTATCATATTATCAAGGTACAGTTAGAGTACGGTCTTGATGAATTAATGCCGGTTCACCAATTGACTAAAGCGCCTTTGCTGGCAAGAAAATCGCTATTTTGGGTAAAGAATAAGCATCCAGATAAAGAATTAGGTCTTCGCCTTCGTTTAGCGCTTCAAGAGCTTGGTCCAGTATGGATCAAATTTGGTCAAATGATGTCGACAAGACGGGATTTATTTCCGCCTCATATCGCTGATCAACTGGCATTACTGCAAGACCAAGTTGCCCCATTTAATGGTGAATTGGCTAAGCAGCATATGGAAGAAGCGCTGGGTGGTAGTTTAGATAACTGGTTCACTGATTTTGATATCAAGCCATTAGCTTCAGCTTCGATCGCTCAGGTGCATACTGCTAAACTAAAAGAATCGGGTCGCGAAATTGTTCTGAAGGTGATTCGCCCTGATATTCGTCCTGTCATTGATGCAGATCTAAAACTGATGCACCGAATGGCGAGTATAGTCGCGAAAGCACTGCCTGAAGCACGTCGTTTGAAGCCTGTTGAAGTAGTACGAGAGTACGAAAAGACATTGATTGATGAATTGGATTTACGCCGAGAAGCGGCTAATGCTATTCAGCTTCGCCGTAACTTTGAAGGCAGTGAAGAATTATACGTACCTGAAGTTATCACTGATTTAAGCAGTGAATCTTTAATGGTATCTGAACGGATTTACGGTATCCAAGTTTCGGATATTCCCATGTTAGAAGCTAATGGCACTAACATGAAGTTATTGGCTGAACGTGGCGTCACAGTATTCTTTACACAAGTATTTCGTGACAGCTTCTTTCATGCTGATATGCACCCGGGGAATGTCTTTGTAAACCCAGAGAATCCAGAGAATCCACAATGGATTGGTTTAGATTGCGGTATTGTTGGAACGTTAAATAGTGAAGACAAACGTTATCTAGCCGAAAACTTATTGGCGTTCTTTAATCGTGATTATCGAAAAGTTGCAGAGCTGCATGTTGATTCTGGTTGGGTGCCTCACAATACAAATGTGAATGAATTTGAATTCGCGATTCGTACCGTATGTGAACCTATTTTTGCTAAACCGCTTGGTGAAATTTCATTTGGTCATGTGTTATTGAACCTATTCAACACAGCAAGACGTTTCAATATGGAAGTACAGCCTCAGCTGGTTTTATTGCAAAAGACGTTATTGTATGTAGAAGGTTTAGGTCGTCAGTTGTATCCGCAACTCGACTTATGGGCAACGGCAAAACCATTTTTAGAAACTTGGATGATGAACCAAGTTGGTCCGCAAGCTGTGATCAACGCGGTGAAAGAGCGTGCACCATTTTGGGCTGAAAAATTACCTGAATTACCTGAGCTTCTATATGATAGCTTGCGCCAAGGTAAAGCTATGAACCAACGTATGGATCAGCTTTACCAAGGTTACCGTGATAGCAAGCGCCAACAAGCAACGGGTAAGTTTTTGTTTGGTATTGGAGCAACTTTAGTCGTATGCTCCGCAATATTAGTTTCAAGCCCTTACGAGCAGCTAAGCATGGGCTGTGGCATCGCTGGTGTCACATTTTGGCTGCTAAGTTGGCGAGCTTACCGTCGTTAA
- the tatA gene encoding Sec-independent protein translocase subunit TatA gives MGGISIWQLLIIAVIVILLFGTKKLRGMGGDLGSAVKGFKKAMSDEDKPADKKDADFEPKNIEQQKTDATAETKKDKEQA, from the coding sequence ATGGGTGGTATCAGTATTTGGCAACTTCTAATCATTGCTGTAATCGTAATCTTACTATTTGGTACTAAGAAACTACGTGGCATGGGTGGTGATTTAGGTTCAGCGGTTAAAGGCTTTAAAAAAGCAATGAGCGATGAAGACAAGCCTGCCGATAAAAAAGACGCAGACTTTGAACCAAAAAATATTGAACAGCAGAAAACAGACGCTACTGCTGAAACAAAGAAAGACAAAGAGCAGGCGTAA
- the tatC gene encoding twin-arginine translocase subunit TatC: protein MSSTQQTQPLISHLLELRNRLLRAIVAVLVIFVGLIYFSNDIYEFVSAPLVDRLPEGATMIATDVASPFFTPLKLTLIASIFVAVPFILYQVWAFVAPGLYKHEKRLIMPLLASSSLLFYCGVAFAYFVVFPLVFSFFTAISLGQVEFATDISSYLDFVLALFFAFGIAFEVPVAIILLCWTGATTPKALSEKRPYIVVGAFIIGMMLTPPDMISQTLLAIPMCILFEIGLFFARFYVRKPVEGEEEIEE, encoded by the coding sequence ATGTCTTCGACTCAGCAGACACAACCTTTGATTAGCCATTTACTTGAACTACGTAACCGACTTTTGCGCGCAATTGTTGCGGTTCTTGTAATCTTTGTTGGGCTAATTTATTTTTCTAATGATATTTATGAGTTTGTTTCAGCACCTTTGGTAGATCGTTTACCTGAAGGAGCAACAATGATTGCTACTGATGTAGCGTCACCATTTTTCACACCTTTGAAGTTAACATTGATAGCGTCGATTTTTGTAGCTGTCCCGTTTATTTTGTATCAGGTGTGGGCGTTTGTTGCTCCTGGGCTGTACAAGCACGAAAAGCGTTTGATCATGCCATTACTGGCCTCTAGCTCATTGCTTTTCTATTGTGGTGTTGCGTTCGCTTATTTTGTTGTTTTCCCTTTGGTATTTAGCTTCTTTACTGCTATTTCTCTCGGGCAAGTTGAATTTGCGACCGATATATCCAGTTATCTAGATTTTGTCTTAGCGCTGTTTTTTGCTTTTGGTATTGCGTTTGAAGTGCCAGTGGCCATTATCTTGCTATGCTGGACGGGTGCTACGACTCCGAAAGCTTTATCTGAAAAGCGTCCGTATATTGTCGTGGGTGCATTCATTATCGGTATGATGCTTACTCCGCCAGACATGATTTCTCAAACATTACTTGCCATTCCAATGTGCATATTGTTTGAAATTGGTCTGTTTTTCGCTCGTTTTTATGTACGAAAACCTGTGGAAGGCGAAGAAGAAATAGAAGAGTAA
- a CDS encoding TatD family hydrolase — translation MIDTHAHIYASEFDNDREEVVQRALAQGIDTILLPNIDLDSIEPMLNTEKQFPNVCRSMMGLHPCYVDANIEQTLATIRGWFEKHNFIAVGEIGIDLYWDKTFKAEQEFAFVTQLQWAKELNLPVVIHTRDSIQETLSLLQQEQDGSLRGVFHCFGSSLEEAQAINALGFHLGLGGVSTFKNSGMDKVIPHLDMEYVILETDCPYLAPTPNRGKRNEPAYTNLVAKRVAELRNISLEEVNRITTSNAKKLFSL, via the coding sequence ATGATTGACACTCACGCCCATATTTATGCCAGCGAATTCGACAATGACCGTGAAGAAGTGGTGCAGCGAGCTCTTGCACAAGGAATCGATACAATTCTTCTCCCGAATATTGATCTAGACTCTATCGAGCCGATGTTAAACACAGAAAAACAATTTCCTAATGTCTGTCGTTCAATGATGGGGCTGCATCCGTGTTATGTAGACGCGAATATTGAGCAAACCTTAGCGACAATTCGCGGTTGGTTTGAAAAACATAACTTTATTGCTGTCGGTGAAATTGGGATTGATCTGTACTGGGATAAAACATTCAAAGCAGAACAAGAGTTCGCTTTTGTGACTCAACTGCAATGGGCAAAAGAACTCAACCTGCCTGTCGTAATCCATACTCGTGATTCAATCCAAGAAACGTTATCACTTTTACAACAAGAACAAGATGGCAGTTTACGTGGTGTTTTTCACTGTTTTGGTAGCAGCTTGGAAGAAGCACAGGCTATCAATGCATTAGGTTTTCATTTAGGGCTTGGAGGAGTGTCTACCTTTAAAAACTCAGGAATGGATAAGGTGATACCTCACTTAGATATGGAATACGTTATTCTTGAAACTGACTGCCCTTATCTAGCTCCTACACCAAATAGAGGAAAACGCAATGAGCCAGCCTACACAAATCTTGTCGCAAAACGTGTCGCAGAGCTCAGAAATATAAGTCTAGAAGAAGTTAACCGCATTACAACCAGCAATGCAAAAAAATTATTTTCTCTTTAA
- the hemB gene encoding porphobilinogen synthase yields MSVSIQGQFPGRRMRRMRKHDFSRRLMAENQLSVSDLIYPMFILMGKDRRETVESMPGIERLSIDLMLEEAQYLANLGVPAIALFPVVNQDAKSLCAVESYNPEGLVQRAVRALKEHIPQIGVITDVALDPFTTHGQDGIIDETGYVQNDETTEVLIKQAISHAEAGADVVAPSDMMDGRIGKIREALEEAGHIHTQIMAYSAKYASCYYGPFRDAVGSASNLKGGDKKNYQMDPANSDEAIHEVAMDLNEGADMVMVKPGMPYLDIVRRVKHELQAPTFAYQVSGEYAMHKAAIQNGWLKERETVLESLLCFKRAGADGILTYFAKDVAEWLAEDNAQAAEHLSATE; encoded by the coding sequence GTGTCTGTTTCAATTCAAGGTCAATTCCCAGGTCGTCGTATGCGCCGTATGCGTAAACATGACTTCAGCCGTCGCCTTATGGCAGAAAACCAACTATCTGTAAGTGACTTAATTTACCCAATGTTCATCTTAATGGGTAAAGATCGTCGCGAAACCGTTGAATCTATGCCGGGTATCGAACGTTTATCTATCGACCTAATGCTAGAAGAAGCGCAATACTTAGCGAATTTAGGCGTTCCAGCTATCGCGTTATTCCCCGTCGTGAATCAAGATGCGAAAAGCTTGTGTGCGGTTGAATCTTATAACCCTGAAGGTTTAGTTCAACGTGCCGTCCGTGCACTAAAAGAGCACATCCCTCAAATTGGTGTCATTACGGATGTGGCTTTAGACCCATTCACGACTCATGGTCAAGATGGCATCATCGATGAAACAGGCTATGTTCAAAATGATGAAACAACCGAAGTTTTGATCAAACAGGCGATTTCGCATGCCGAAGCCGGTGCTGATGTCGTTGCTCCATCAGATATGATGGATGGTCGTATTGGTAAGATCCGTGAAGCGCTAGAAGAAGCGGGTCACATTCATACTCAAATAATGGCTTACTCTGCAAAATATGCTTCTTGTTACTACGGACCTTTCCGTGATGCAGTGGGCAGTGCTTCAAACCTTAAAGGTGGTGATAAGAAAAACTACCAAATGGATCCGGCGAATAGTGATGAAGCCATTCATGAAGTGGCTATGGATCTTAACGAAGGTGCGGATATGGTGATGGTGAAGCCTGGTATGCCGTATTTGGATATTGTTCGCCGAGTGAAGCATGAGCTTCAGGCGCCTACTTTTGCATACCAAGTTTCTGGAGAATACGCGATGCACAAAGCGGCGATTCAGAATGGTTGGTTAAAAGAGCGTGAGACCGTTTTAGAGTCTCTACTGTGTTTCAAACGCGCGGGTGCTGACGGTATTTTAACTTACTTTGCTAAAGATGTAGCAGAGTGGCTTGCTGAGGATAATGCTCAAGCTGCAGAGCATTTATCTGCAACAGAATAA
- a CDS encoding GNAT family N-acetyltransferase, which produces MAVLIREGSLEEVIHVVDQVDEFLHKETVESLASRIEGKKSLILIAEEEGELLGFKIGYQLNEHTFYSWFGGVSPLARNKGVAQLQLEAQELWVRDKGYKCLKVKSRNQFPAMLRLLLRNGYLIEHYEKKEILLENRIHFIKQL; this is translated from the coding sequence ATGGCTGTATTGATTCGAGAAGGCTCGTTAGAAGAAGTGATTCATGTTGTTGATCAGGTTGATGAATTTCTTCACAAAGAAACTGTCGAGTCTTTAGCTTCCCGTATTGAAGGAAAAAAATCTTTAATATTGATTGCGGAGGAAGAAGGTGAATTACTTGGCTTTAAAATTGGTTATCAATTAAATGAACACACTTTTTATAGTTGGTTTGGTGGTGTATCTCCATTAGCGAGAAATAAGGGAGTGGCGCAATTACAACTCGAAGCTCAAGAGCTGTGGGTGAGAGATAAGGGCTATAAGTGCTTAAAGGTGAAATCTCGTAATCAATTTCCCGCTATGCTAAGGCTGTTACTTCGTAATGGTTATCTTATTGAACACTATGAAAAAAAAGAGATTTTACTAGAAAATCGTATCCATTTTATAAAGCAGTTGTAG
- the polA gene encoding DNA polymerase I: protein MARIPDNPLILIDGSSYLYRAFHAYPGTMSNGDIPTNAVYGVVNMLRSMMRQFASDRIAVIFDAKGKTFRDDMYPEYKANRPPMPDDLRCQIEPLHNVIRAMGLPLISISGVEADDVIGTLASQASKAGIPVLISTGDKDMAQLVDENVTLINTMTNVVMDREGVIEKFGIPPELIIDYLALMGDKVDNIPGVPGVGDKTATALLQGIGSIEKLYENLDDIAALGFRGSKTMAKKLIDNKDNATMSYELATIKLDVELEETPESLVKATPNTDELIKLYGQLVFKSWLNELLEGGSGVVEADEKSGAVRSNAPATSSAAEMNTSAVTIDRSQYETILDQDTFNQWLDKLKATDVFAFDTETDNLDYMVANLVGLSFATEEGIAAYVPVAHDYLDAPEQLDRDWVLEQLKPILEDDAQAKVGQNLKYDASVLARYDIEMKGIKHDTMLASYVFNSVGGKHDMDSLALRFLQHSCISFEQIAGKGKKQLTFNQIDIEEASPYAAEDADVTLRLHNRLMENIEQDEKLKTIYEEIEIPLVPVMSRIERTGVFIDDMLLGAQSQEIAVRLDELEQKAYEIAEQEFNMNSPKQLQAILFEKMGLPVIKKTPSGAASTNEEVLQELALDYPLPKLIIEYRGLAKLKSTYTDKLPKMINAETGRVHTSYHQAVTATGRLSSTDPNLQNIPIRNDEGRRIRQAFVAPHGWKILAVDYSQIELRIMAHLSGDKALLEAFQQGKDIHAATAAEIIGVSIDDVTTEQRRRAKAVNFGLIYGMSAFGLAKQLGIPRGEAQHYMDTYFERYPGVMQYMEDTRSNASEQGFVETIYGRRLHLPEISSRNGMRRKAAERAAINAPMQGTAADIIKKAMLLVDEWIQAEGDGRVKLLMQVHDELVFEVEESALAEIESKVQELMESAANLEVPLVAEAGSGDNWDQAH, encoded by the coding sequence ATGGCTCGTATTCCTGATAATCCATTGATCCTTATTGATGGCTCTTCTTACCTTTATCGTGCTTTTCATGCCTACCCAGGCACCATGAGTAATGGTGATATTCCAACAAATGCCGTTTACGGTGTGGTGAACATGCTTCGAAGCATGATGCGCCAGTTTGCTTCTGATCGTATTGCAGTAATCTTTGATGCGAAGGGAAAAACGTTCCGTGATGACATGTATCCAGAGTACAAAGCAAATCGCCCACCAATGCCAGATGATTTACGTTGTCAGATAGAACCTTTGCACAACGTTATTCGAGCTATGGGTTTACCTCTTATCTCTATCTCTGGCGTAGAAGCCGATGATGTGATTGGCACTTTAGCTTCGCAAGCTTCTAAAGCCGGTATCCCTGTGCTGATCAGTACGGGTGATAAAGATATGGCTCAATTGGTGGATGAGAACGTCACTCTTATCAATACAATGACTAACGTTGTGATGGATAGAGAAGGCGTGATAGAGAAGTTTGGTATTCCACCAGAGCTTATTATCGACTACCTCGCACTTATGGGCGATAAGGTTGATAACATTCCTGGAGTACCAGGTGTTGGAGATAAAACGGCAACGGCTTTACTTCAAGGTATAGGAAGTATCGAGAAGTTATACGAAAACCTTGATGACATAGCAGCACTTGGTTTTCGTGGTTCTAAAACCATGGCGAAAAAGCTTATCGATAACAAAGATAATGCAACTATGTCTTATGAACTGGCCACTATTAAGCTTGATGTGGAGCTGGAAGAGACGCCAGAATCACTAGTGAAAGCAACGCCTAATACTGATGAACTGATCAAACTTTATGGTCAATTAGTCTTTAAGTCATGGCTTAATGAGTTACTTGAAGGTGGCAGTGGCGTTGTAGAAGCGGATGAAAAGTCGGGAGCGGTACGTAGCAATGCGCCTGCTACATCTTCTGCCGCTGAAATGAATACTTCAGCAGTGACGATCGATCGCAGCCAATATGAGACCATTCTTGATCAAGACACTTTTAATCAGTGGCTAGATAAGCTTAAAGCGACCGATGTATTTGCCTTTGACACGGAAACTGACAATTTAGACTACATGGTGGCTAACCTAGTTGGTTTGTCGTTTGCGACAGAAGAAGGTATTGCGGCTTATGTACCTGTTGCCCACGATTATTTAGATGCTCCTGAGCAACTTGATCGTGATTGGGTATTAGAACAGTTAAAACCTATTTTAGAAGATGACGCTCAAGCTAAAGTCGGTCAGAACCTAAAATACGATGCAAGTGTACTTGCTCGTTACGATATTGAAATGAAAGGAATTAAGCACGACACCATGCTGGCGTCTTACGTATTTAATAGCGTAGGTGGTAAGCATGATATGGATAGCTTAGCGCTTCGTTTCCTACAACATAGCTGCATTTCATTCGAGCAGATTGCAGGTAAGGGCAAAAAGCAGCTTACATTTAATCAAATCGATATTGAAGAAGCATCGCCATATGCGGCTGAAGATGCTGACGTCACTTTACGTCTGCACAATCGTTTAATGGAAAACATTGAGCAAGATGAAAAGCTGAAAACCATTTATGAGGAGATTGAAATCCCTCTTGTACCAGTAATGTCGAGAATTGAACGTACTGGTGTATTTATTGATGACATGCTGCTGGGGGCTCAATCTCAAGAAATCGCAGTTCGCTTAGATGAGTTAGAGCAAAAAGCTTACGAGATTGCAGAGCAAGAATTCAATATGAATTCACCTAAGCAACTTCAAGCTATCTTATTCGAAAAGATGGGCTTGCCCGTTATTAAGAAAACCCCATCGGGTGCTGCTTCTACTAATGAAGAAGTGCTTCAAGAGCTAGCATTAGATTACCCGCTGCCTAAATTGATTATTGAATATCGCGGCTTGGCGAAGCTGAAGTCTACTTATACTGATAAGTTGCCTAAGATGATCAATGCTGAAACTGGTCGGGTGCATACCTCTTATCATCAGGCTGTTACGGCAACTGGGCGTTTATCTTCGACCGATCCAAACTTACAAAATATCCCAATTCGTAACGATGAGGGGCGCCGAATTCGTCAGGCATTCGTAGCACCTCACGGTTGGAAAATTTTAGCAGTCGATTACTCTCAAATCGAGTTGCGTATTATGGCGCACTTATCTGGCGATAAAGCATTATTAGAAGCTTTCCAACAAGGTAAAGATATTCACGCGGCAACTGCAGCTGAAATTATTGGTGTAAGCATTGATGATGTCACTACAGAGCAACGTCGCCGTGCTAAAGCCGTTAACTTCGGTCTGATTTATGGCATGAGTGCATTTGGCTTAGCGAAGCAGTTAGGCATTCCACGTGGTGAAGCGCAGCACTATATGGATACTTACTTCGAACGTTACCCTGGCGTCATGCAATATATGGAAGACACCCGTAGTAATGCATCTGAGCAAGGCTTTGTTGAAACTATCTATGGTCGTCGATTACACCTTCCTGAAATTTCATCACGTAATGGTATGCGTCGTAAAGCCGCCGAGCGTGCTGCGATTAATGCTCCAATGCAAGGTACCGCTGCGGATATCATCAAAAAAGCGATGTTACTCGTTGATGAGTGGATTCAAGCGGAAGGTGATGGTCGTGTGAAACTTCTTATGCAAGTTCACGATGAATTGGTTTTTGAAGTTGAAGAGTCAGCTTTGGCTGAAATTGAAAGTAAAGTACAAGAATTGATGGAATCTGCCGCGAATCTAGAAGTACCTTTAGTTGCCGAAGCTGGGAGTGGAGACAACTGGGACCAAGCTCATTAG
- the yihA gene encoding ribosome biogenesis GTP-binding protein YihA/YsxC: MSVKIHYQKTHFITSAPDIRHLPEDEGIEIAFAGRSNAGKSSALNRLTNQKGLAKTSKTPGRTQLINLFKVDEGCHIVDLPGYGFAQVPLELKKKWQQSLGEYLQRRECLKGLVVLMDIRHPMKDLDQQMIYWAIDSRIPVQVLLTKADKLKSGARKAQLLKIRKDAESFGGDVNVDVFSSLKGLGVDQLRSKLDSWFAPAFVHLLEEDLDNDVDSNDE, translated from the coding sequence GTGAGCGTAAAAATTCATTATCAAAAGACGCATTTCATTACTAGTGCACCCGATATTCGTCATTTACCAGAAGACGAAGGTATCGAAATTGCGTTTGCAGGACGCTCCAATGCTGGTAAATCTAGTGCACTAAATCGCCTAACCAACCAGAAAGGTTTAGCGAAAACCAGTAAAACACCAGGTCGAACTCAACTTATTAACCTATTTAAGGTTGATGAAGGCTGCCACATTGTCGATCTTCCTGGATATGGATTCGCACAAGTTCCACTAGAGCTAAAGAAAAAGTGGCAACAGTCTCTTGGTGAGTACCTACAACGTCGTGAGTGCTTAAAAGGTCTTGTCGTGTTGATGGATATCCGTCATCCGATGAAAGATCTCGATCAGCAAATGATCTACTGGGCAATCGACAGCCGTATTCCAGTACAAGTTCTATTAACTAAAGCTGACAAATTAAAAAGTGGTGCTCGTAAAGCACAACTTCTTAAAATCCGTAAAGATGCCGAATCTTTTGGTGGTGATGTGAACGTTGATGTTTTCTCTTCACTGAAAGGTTTAGGGGTTGATCAGCTGCGCAGTAAACTTGACTCTTGGTTTGCACCTGCATTTGTTCATCTTCTAGAAGAAGATCTGGATAACGATGTAGATTCAAACGACGAATAA
- a CDS encoding c-type cytochrome yields the protein MKKLALILSLLASCSVWAEGSIEAGKAKSQTCVACHGADGNSLITQYPKLAGQHAKYLEKQLKELKLGMTSGGKQGRYEPVMGAMAMPLSEEDMADLAAYYASLPISNNSTPENVVAEGKALYTAGDAERGITACIACHGARGNGTELSGFPKVSGQHADYIKAQLEKFRDGSRNNDMNAMMRDVAKKLTDADIDTLSKYVGGLH from the coding sequence ATGAAGAAATTAGCGCTAATTTTGAGTCTTTTAGCCAGCTGCTCAGTATGGGCGGAAGGCAGTATTGAAGCTGGTAAAGCTAAATCACAAACATGTGTTGCCTGCCACGGTGCTGACGGCAACAGCCTGATCACACAGTACCCTAAACTGGCTGGTCAACATGCTAAGTATCTAGAGAAGCAGTTAAAAGAGCTTAAGCTAGGTATGACTAGTGGTGGTAAGCAAGGTCGGTATGAACCTGTAATGGGTGCAATGGCGATGCCTTTATCTGAAGAAGATATGGCAGATCTGGCGGCATATTATGCCTCTTTACCAATTTCAAACAATTCAACCCCAGAAAACGTGGTTGCGGAAGGTAAAGCTTTATATACCGCTGGTGATGCAGAGCGTGGAATTACCGCTTGTATTGCGTGTCACGGAGCGCGTGGTAACGGTACTGAACTTTCAGGTTTCCCTAAAGTTTCAGGTCAGCATGCTGATTATATCAAAGCGCAGCTAGAAAAGTTCCGCGATGGTAGCCGTAATAATGATATGAATGCGATGATGCGTGATGTTGCTAAAAAGTTAACAGATGCAGATATCGACACCCTATCTAAATATGTTGGTGGCCTACACTAA
- a CDS encoding class I SAM-dependent methyltransferase, with amino-acid sequence MYTCPLCHHDDVNHYFEDKRREFLQCQQCELVFVNPRQRLAASEEKAQYDLHENDPNDAGYRRFLSRIAEPLTGKISSNSHGLDFGCGPGPTLSIMLEEAGHTMDLYDIYYHPETSVLEKTYDFMTATEVIEHLYQPDKVWQQWLNLVKPKGWIGLMTKLVIDVDAFAGWHYKNDPTHVVFFSRQTFQFLAERDKLELEFVGNDVILLRKLQ; translated from the coding sequence ATGTATACTTGTCCCTTATGCCATCACGATGATGTGAATCACTACTTTGAAGACAAACGCAGAGAATTTTTGCAATGTCAGCAATGTGAGTTGGTATTTGTTAATCCTCGGCAACGATTAGCTGCAAGCGAAGAAAAAGCGCAATACGATCTCCATGAGAACGATCCGAATGATGCAGGCTATCGTCGATTTTTATCTCGTATAGCTGAGCCATTAACAGGCAAAATTTCATCCAATTCACATGGATTGGATTTTGGTTGTGGTCCCGGTCCTACATTATCTATTATGTTAGAAGAAGCCGGACACACCATGGATTTGTACGATATCTATTACCATCCCGAAACTTCGGTGTTGGAAAAAACGTACGACTTTATGACTGCCACTGAGGTAATAGAGCATCTCTATCAACCGGATAAAGTTTGGCAGCAATGGTTAAATTTAGTTAAGCCAAAAGGCTGGATTGGTCTTATGACCAAGCTAGTAATAGACGTGGATGCGTTTGCTGGTTGGCACTATAAGAATGATCCTACGCATGTAGTCTTCTTTAGTCGTCAAACATTCCAGTTTTTGGCTGAGCGGGATAAGCTCGAACTAGAATTTGTTGGAAATGATGTAATTTTACTGAGGAAACTGCAGTAA
- the yihI gene encoding Der GTPase-activating protein YihI produces MGRSKKSRKPGALGAPEPMVTRNRSESNVEGRERKRIKKRKGLKSGSRHSDGSDAQQRKAAQNRDPRLGSKKKIPLIVEPAKKPNKQERKLSNEQELEMLENDAQLNTLLDRIENGENLGAGLQKFVDEKLDRIEHLMGRLGLLEPEEDEESEDEIFEEAPVVVKKKKASSDEDLLSQFEDFDLDSFKG; encoded by the coding sequence ATGGGTCGTAGTAAAAAATCAAGAAAGCCGGGAGCATTAGGTGCTCCAGAGCCTATGGTAACAAGAAACCGTAGTGAGTCTAACGTTGAAGGTCGTGAACGTAAGCGTATTAAAAAGCGTAAAGGCTTAAAGTCAGGTAGCCGTCATTCAGATGGTAGCGATGCACAGCAGCGTAAAGCAGCACAAAATCGTGATCCTCGTTTAGGCAGTAAGAAAAAAATTCCATTGATCGTTGAGCCGGCTAAGAAGCCGAATAAGCAAGAGCGTAAGCTTTCTAACGAGCAAGAGCTTGAAATGCTTGAGAACGATGCTCAACTAAATACTCTGCTAGATCGCATTGAAAATGGTGAAAACCTAGGTGCTGGTCTACAGAAATTTGTTGATGAGAAGCTGGATCGTATCGAACATCTAATGGGTCGCTTAGGCTTATTAGAGCCAGAAGAAGACGAAGAATCTGAAGATGAAATCTTTGAAGAAGCACCTGTAGTGGTGAAGAAAAAGAAAGCGAGTTCTGATGAGGACTTGTTATCTCAGTTTGAAGACTTCGATCTAGACAGCTTCAAAGGGTAA